A stretch of the Oenococcus sp. UCMA 16435 genome encodes the following:
- the hpt gene encoding hypoxanthine phosphoribosyltransferase: protein MNALVSHPAIKGVLATETDISAVVQRIADQLDAKFSQSSQRPLFISVLKGAAIFTTDLLRKMTLDVDLDYIDVKSYNHAQSTGNIRVTHDVDTDLTDRDVVVVDEIVDTGRTMKWLTDYFKLKGARSVTTVVLTDKKDARILDVEIDFTGIQVPNEFLVGYGMDYNSYFRNLPVIAVIDTNKLDTIK from the coding sequence ATGAATGCATTAGTTAGTCATCCTGCCATTAAAGGTGTTTTGGCTACGGAAACAGATATCTCGGCAGTTGTTCAACGAATTGCCGACCAGTTGGATGCCAAGTTTTCTCAATCGAGTCAGCGGCCCCTGTTTATTTCAGTATTAAAAGGGGCGGCGATTTTTACGACTGATCTACTGAGAAAAATGACTCTGGATGTGGATCTGGATTATATTGACGTTAAATCTTATAATCATGCCCAATCAACCGGCAATATCCGCGTTACACATGATGTCGATACAGATTTGACTGATCGTGACGTCGTGGTTGTTGATGAGATTGTGGATACCGGTCGGACGATGAAGTGGCTGACAGATTACTTCAAATTAAAGGGTGCTAGATCAGTTACGACGGTTGTTTTAACGGATAAAAAAGATGCCCGGATTTTAGATGTCGAGATTGATTTTACCGGTATTCAGGTTCCTAATGAATTTTTGGTTGGCTATGGCATGGATTACAATAGTTATTTTCGCAATCTTCCCGTGATTGCAGTTATCGATACAAATAAATTGGATACGATTAAATAA
- the guaA gene encoding glutamine-hydrolyzing GMP synthase, which produces MIELEKKYDKILVLDYGSQYNQLITRRIREFGVFSELKSRKMTIDEIKDYAPKAIILSGGPKSVYADDAFTIDPEIFKLGIPILGVCYGMQLMAYVLPGGKVLPNNGNGEFGQAALHFDENSLLFAKTPEGQKVLMSHGDSVEAVPEGFVVAAKTNKTKIAAIADDDKKLYGVQFHAETTLSEYGNQILKNFVFEIARCQANWQMKDFINDQIEKIRAEVGNKKVLLGLSGGVDSSVVAVLLHKAIGHQLTCIFVDHGLLRKNEAKLVMESLAGKFGLNIIKVDAQKRFLDKLEGISEPEQKRKIIGKEFIETFNDEAKKLNGIDFLAQGTLYTDVIESGTDTAQTIKSHHNVGGLPKEMHFKLIEPLRTLFKDEARELGEELDMPHALVWRQPFPGPGLAIRILGEITEEKLAVVRNSDAILRDEIAKAGLEDSVWQYFTILTGLRSVGVMGDGRTYDWTIAIRAITSVDGMTADFAKLPWDLLGKISERIVNEVGHINRVVYDITSKPPATIEWE; this is translated from the coding sequence ATGATAGAACTTGAAAAAAAATATGATAAGATCCTTGTCCTTGATTACGGTAGCCAATATAATCAGCTGATTACTCGCCGAATTCGCGAGTTTGGAGTTTTTTCAGAGCTAAAATCAAGAAAAATGACAATTGACGAAATTAAGGATTATGCTCCAAAAGCAATAATTCTTTCCGGCGGACCAAAATCAGTTTATGCCGATGACGCTTTTACGATTGATCCGGAGATTTTTAAATTGGGAATCCCGATTCTTGGTGTTTGTTACGGTATGCAGTTAATGGCCTATGTTTTACCTGGCGGAAAGGTTCTTCCTAATAACGGCAATGGCGAATTTGGTCAGGCTGCTCTGCATTTTGATGAAAATTCGCTTTTGTTTGCTAAGACGCCGGAAGGACAGAAAGTACTGATGAGCCATGGCGACTCGGTTGAAGCGGTACCGGAAGGTTTTGTCGTTGCTGCCAAGACAAACAAGACCAAAATTGCCGCTATTGCCGATGATGATAAGAAACTTTATGGTGTCCAGTTTCATGCCGAGACGACCTTATCCGAGTACGGGAATCAAATTTTAAAGAACTTTGTTTTTGAAATCGCTCGGTGTCAAGCGAATTGGCAAATGAAAGATTTTATCAATGACCAAATTGAGAAAATCCGCGCCGAGGTTGGCAATAAAAAAGTTCTTTTAGGTTTATCGGGTGGGGTTGATTCTTCTGTGGTGGCTGTTTTGCTCCACAAGGCGATTGGCCATCAATTGACCTGCATTTTTGTAGATCATGGTTTATTGAGAAAAAATGAAGCCAAACTGGTAATGGAATCGTTGGCCGGCAAGTTTGGTTTAAACATTATAAAAGTCGATGCTCAAAAACGTTTTTTGGATAAATTAGAAGGAATTAGCGAACCTGAGCAGAAACGAAAAATCATTGGTAAAGAATTTATCGAGACCTTTAATGATGAGGCGAAAAAATTGAATGGAATTGATTTTTTGGCTCAGGGAACCCTTTATACAGACGTAATTGAATCCGGGACTGATACTGCCCAAACGATTAAGTCGCATCACAATGTTGGCGGTTTGCCAAAGGAAATGCATTTTAAATTAATAGAGCCTTTGCGGACTTTATTTAAGGATGAAGCACGTGAATTAGGCGAAGAATTAGACATGCCACATGCTTTGGTCTGGCGCCAACCGTTTCCCGGTCCGGGATTAGCAATTCGAATTTTAGGCGAAATTACAGAAGAAAAGTTGGCTGTTGTGCGTAATTCCGATGCGATTTTGCGTGATGAAATTGCCAAAGCCGGTTTAGAAGATTCGGTTTGGCAGTACTTTACGATTTTGACTGGTCTGCGCTCTGTCGGAGTAATGGGCGATGGTCGAACTTATGATTGGACGATTGCCATTCGGGCAATTACTTCCGTCGATGGCATGACAGCTGATTTTGCCAAGCTGCCATGGGATTTGCTGGGTAAAATTTCTGAACGCATTGTCAACGAAGTTGGTCACATCA